The following is a genomic window from Motilibacter rhizosphaerae.
CGCCTTGAGCCGGCTGCGGGCCATCCGCGCGCCCACGACCTCGTGGAAGTGGAAGCTGACGCCGCCATCGTCCTCGAAGGTGCGCGTGCGCGGCTTGCCGATGTCGTGGAGCAGGGCGGCGAGGCGCAGCACGAGGTCCGGGCCGCCGCCCGGGAGCGCCGGCTCCAGGGCGATCGCCTGCTCGAGCACGGTCAGGGTGTGCTCGTAGACGTCCTTGTGCCGGTGGTGCTCGTCGATCTCGAGCGCGAGCGCCGGCAGCTCCGGGAGCACGACCTCGGCGAGCCCGGTCTCGACGAGCACCCGCAGGCCCGCCCGGGGGTGCGCGCCGAGCAGCAGCTTGCTGAGCTCGGCCTGGACCCGCTCGGCCGAGACGATCTCCAGGCGCCCGGCCATGGCCCGCATCGCGTCGAGCACCTCGGGGGCGACGGCGAAGCCGAGCTGGGAGGCGAACCGCGCGGCACGCAGCATCCGCAGCGGGTCGTCGGAGAACGAGTCCTCCGGCGCTCCCGGCGTGCGCAGGACCCGGGCGGCGAGGTCCGCGCGGCCGTCGAAGGGGTCGACGAGCTCGAGCGCGGGCAGCGCGACGGCCATGGCGTTGACGCGGAAGTCGCGGCGCAGCAGGTCGCCCTCGAGCGAGTCGCCGTAGGCCACCTCGGGCTTGCGCGACTCCCGGTCGTAGCTCTCCGACCGGTACGTCGTGATCTCCAGGTCCCAGCCGTCCCTGCGGGCCCCGACCGTGCCGAAGGCGATCCCCACGTCCCAGACGGCCTCCGCCCAGCCCTTCAGCACCCGGAGCACCTGCTCGGGCCGCGCGTCGGTGGTGAAGTCCAGGTCGGTGCCCACCCGGCCGAGCAGCGCGTCGCGCACGGGACCCCCGACGAGGGCCAGCGCGTGGCCCTCCGCGGCGAAGCGCCGGCCCAGCTCCTCGGCGACCGGGGCGAAGGCGAGGGCGGGCGGGGGAGGTCCGGGCACGGGACATCAGGGTACGGGGGCGGCCCGCCCCGCCGGCCGGGCGCCGGGGGCCCCGTTGATCGGGGCCCCCGGTCGAACGGGCGTCAGCACGGTGGCACCTGCTCGAGGTCATCCCCACCCGCTCGCGGCGGCCCCCACGTGCTCGGCACCGCCCGTACCCGCCCGTACCCGCCCGTCTCCGCCCGTCTCCGCGCGGCGCGCTGGCGCGTGCCGCCCCCGTTGATCGGGGGCCTCGATCAACTGGGGCTCGGTGCGGGGGCACCTGCTCGAGGTCACCCCCACCTGCTCGGGACGCCCCCCACCTGCTCGTCCCGCGCGCCGGGCGGACCCCTCCCCGGGAGCCCGGCGGTGCTCGCGGCGGACCGGGCTGCGGGGCGGCCGGCGGATACCATCGGGGCATGGGTCGAGACGGGGAGGAGGGCGGGCAGGGCGCAGCGCCGGGCGGCGGCGCGCAGGTGCCGCAGCCGTCCTCGCCGGGCCGCCGGCCGCGCCGTGCCCGCCGCCCCGCGGGTCCTCCCCAGGAGGGGCGCGGAGCGCTCCCCGCCGCAGCAGCGCCCGCCCCGGCACCCGCTCCGGCTCCCGTCGACGCGGCCCCCGGGGGCACCCCGGGCACGTCGGGTCCGAGCGCCCCCGGGGCCGGCGAGCCCGGCGCAGCACCGCGCCGCCGCCGTCCCCGCCGACGGGCGGGACGAGGACGAGGTGGCTCCGCCACCACCGCTGCCGCGTCCCCCGCCGCGGAGGCAGCAGCGCCCGCGGCCCCCGCGCCCGGCGGCCGCTCCCGCCGCACGGGGGACCCCGCCGCCCAGCCCTCCCGCAGCCGGCAGCAGGGCGACGTCGGCGCAGGGCAGCCCGGGCAGCCCGCGGGCCGGCGGAGGGCCGGCGCGCCCCGGGATGCCGTGCGGCGGCGGCTGACCAAGGTCGAGGAGACGTCGGCCGGCGGGCTCGTCGTCGACCTCGCGCAGCGGCGGGCCGCGCTGATCGGGCGCCTCGACCGCCGCGGGCGCCTGCTCTGGTCGCTGCCCAAGGGCCACATCGAGGCCGGCGAGACGAGCGAGGACGCCGCCGTCCGCGAGGTCGAGGAGGAGACCGGCATCCGCGGGGCGGTGATGGCGCCGCTGGGGACCGTCGACTTCTGGTTCGTCGCCGAGGACCGCCGCGTGCACAAGACCGTGCACCACTACCTGCTCGAGGCCCTCGGGGGCGAGCTGTCCGACGCGGACGTCGAGGTCACGGAGGTGGCCTGGGTCCCGCTCGACCAGGTGCGGGAGCGGCTCGCCTACGACGGCGAGCGCCGGCTCGTCGACGCGGCGCGCGAGCTGCTCTCGGACACGGCGTGACGCGGCGCGCCCGCGCGGCCGTCCCCGCCGCCGCCGTCCTGGGCGCGCTGCTCCTCGTGGGGCCGCTGGGCGCCGTGTCCGCGGCCCCGGCGAGCGCGCCGGGCGGCTCCACCGCGGGGAGCGCCGCCCCCACCAGCGCGACCACCGGCACGCCGCCGGCCCAGCAGGCGAGCGTCGTCCTGCGCGGGGTGAGCCCGCAGGTCACCCGCCCGGGAGAGGGCGTGACGATCACGGGCAGCGTGGTGGCCTCGGTGCCGCTCACCGAGGTCTCCGTCCGCGTCTGGCTCCGTCGCGACGTCCCCGCCCCGGCCCAGCTCTCCACCGCGCGCACCGCGCGGCGGGCCGAGGGCACGCCCGTGCTCCAGGTCCCCCTCGTCGCCTCCCTCGCGGCCGACGGCAGCGCCCGGTTCCGCGTGACGCTGCCTGCCGACCGGCTCGCCGGCGGGCCCGACGTCCGGGTCCGCCTCGTCTACCTCGAGGTCCGTGCCCGCTCGGGGGCGGGACTGCACACCGCGGGGGTCCGCGCCGTACCCCTGCCGTGGGCGCCGGCCGCCGAGGTCCAGCAGGCGACGTCGCTGGCCGTGGTCGTGCCGTTCACCAGCGCGGCCCGCCGTACGGCGGACGGCGCGTTCCTCGACGACGGGCTCGTCCGCGACGCAGCGCCAGGGGGCCGGCTGCGCCGCCTGCTCGCGGCGGCCGACGGCCAGACCCTGGCGGTCGACCCGATGGTCGCCGAGGACCTCGCCGTCCTCGCCGCGCCCGGCGGGTGGCCGCTGCTCGTCGGCGGTCGCACCGTCACCCAGCCGCAGGACCCCGACGCGGCCGCCCTGCTCGCCGACCTGAAGACCCGCGCCGCGCAGGCCGGGGCCGTGACCCTGCTGCCCTACGGCGACGTCGACGCGGCGGCCCTGGTCACCGCCGGCCGCCGGGGCGACCTCACCAGCGCCGTGCGCACGGCGGAGCGCGTCGCGGCGAGCTACCTCGCCCCCGGCCTCCGCGTCGAGGTCGCGCTCCCGGAGTCCGCCGGCTCCACCAGCGCGCTCGCCACCGCCGTCAGCGGGGCCTGGTCCGCCGCCGGCGTGCGCCGGGTGGCCGCGCCGGACACGCTGCTCCCGCCCGCCCAGGGCGCCGAGCCCCCGAGCCCGGTCACGCTGGAGGTCGCCGACAGCGCCACCGAGGTCCCGGCGCTCGCCGTCTCGACCGAGCTCTCCGACGCCCTGGTCGCGCCCGGCGCCGACCCCGTCGGGACCCTGCAGGACGCGCTCGGGGCGACGGCCATGCACACAGCGGAGCTGCCGTCGCGCCCACGCGGCGTGCTGCTGGTCCTCCCCCGCGACTGGGACCCCCGGGCCTCGTGGGTCACGGCCCTCCGCGCGGTGCTCCGCGCACCGTGGGTGCTCCCGACGACGCTGCACGCGCTCGCCACCGAGCCCGTCACCCGGACGGCCGTCGTCGACGAGGTGCCGGCGGCCCGGGGGGCGCTCGCCCGCGCGTACCTCCAGCAGGTCGCCCGCCACGCCCTCGCCGGCGCGGCCTTCGCCCGGGTGCTCGGCAGCACGGGCGACGCGCAGCGCCTCACCAGGGCGTACGCGCTGGAGCAGCTGCGCCTCGAGGCCCGCTCCGGCGACGGCCCCGCGCTGCTGCGGGCGTCCTCCGAGGCCCTCGACGCCCGCGAGTCGAGCATCGAGGTCGTCGTCAACAGCCGCGTCACGGTGCCCGCGTCCGGCCGCTTCCCCGTGACGCTGCGCAACACCTCGTCGCGGCGCGTGCGCGTGGCGCTGTGGTTCGACGGGTCGGTCCGCGTCCGCCTGCGCAACACCGGCGTCGTCAGCATCGCCCCGGGCAAGCCGGTGACGGTCGAGATCGCGACCGCGAGCAGCGCCAACGGCCGCGCCACCGTCCAGGCGTTCCTCGTGACGCCCAACGGCAAGCCGTTCGGCACGCCGGTCTTCCTGCACCTGACGGTCCGCGGCGCGGGCGGCCCGGCCAAGGCGGTCGTCGGGGGTGCCGCGGTCGTCTTCGTGCTCGCCCTCTCGCTGCGGATCGTGCGCCGCCGCCGGCTCCCGGGGATCCCCGAGCGGGGCACCGGCAGCGTCGACGCGGGTCCGCCGAGCGGCACGGACGAGCAGGAGGCGCCGGTCACGGGCGCCCGAGGAGGAGCGCAGCGGTGAGCACGAGCCTGGTCCGGTCCAGCGGGGTCATGGCCCTCGGCACGGTCGCCTCGCGGCTGCTGGGCTTCGTCCGCAACATCGTCCTCGCCGCCGCCATCGGCACCTCGGTCGTCGGCGAGACCTTCGCGGTCGCCAACACCGTGCCCAACATGGTCTACCTGCTCGTCGTCGGCGGCGTCATCAACGCGGTCTTCGTCCCGCAGCTCGTCCGGGCGGCGAAGGAGCACCCCGACGGCGGCAAGGCCTACACCGACCGGCTGCTCACCGTGACCGTGCTCGGCCTGCTCGCGCTCACCGTCGTCGCGACCGTCGCCGCGCCGCTCATCGTCGACCTGGTCTACGACGGGCCGGCCGGCGGGCGCCCGCTGGCGGTCCTGCTCGCCTACTGGTGCCTGCCGCAGATCTTCTTCTACGGCGTCTACACCGTGCTCGGCCAGGTGCTCAACGCGCGCGGCAGCTTCGGGCCGATGATGTGGGCCCCGATCGCCAACAACGTCGTCGCCATCGCCGTGGGGCTGCTCCTGCTCGGCGCGTCGCTCGACCCGAGCCGGCCCGCGACCGTCTCCAGCGCGACCACCACGCTGCTCGGGGCCGGCACCACGCTCGGCGTCGTCGTCCAGGCCGTGGTGCTGCTGCCCGTGCTGCGCCGCACCGGCTACACCTGGACACCGCGGCTCGACCTGCGCGGCTCCGGTCTCGGCAAGGCCGCCTCGCTGGCGCGCTGGACGATCGGGTTCGTCCTCGTCAACCAGGCGGCGTACGTCGTGGTGACCCGGCTGTCGACCTCCGCGCTCGCCGACTACGCGCGAACCGTGCCGCGCGGGCACCACGTGCGCGGGGTGGGCATCGCGGCGTACCAGAACGCGTACCTCTTCTTCATGCTCCCGCACGCCGTCGTGACCGTCTCGCTCGTCACCGCGCTGCTCCCCGCCATGAGCTCGTACGCCGCGGACGACGACGTGCGCGGCGTGCGCCGCCTGCTCTCCCGCACCCTGCGCCTGGTGACGGTCGCGGTCGTGCCGGCCTCCGCGGGGCTCGTGCTGCTGGGCAGCTCGATCGGCGGCGTGCTGTTCAGCCACGGGGACAACGACCGCGCCGACGGCTCCTACGTCGGGCTGCTGCTGGCGGCGTTCGCCGCCGGCCTCGTGCCCTTCGCCTTCCACCACGTGCTGCTGCGCTCGTTCTACGCCTACGAGGACACCCGCACGCCGTTCCGCATCGCGTGCGGCGTCTCCGCCACCAACGTCGTGCTCGCCCTGCTCGTGACGCCGTTCGTGCCGGCGGAGTGGCGGACCTTCGCCCTCGCCTGCGCGTACGCCGCGAGCTACTGGGTCGCGCTGTGCATCACCGGCTCCCTCGCCCTGCGCAAGCTCGGCCCGCTCGACGGCTCGCCCACGGTGCGGACCCTCGTGCGCACCGTGCTCGCCGCGGCGGCGGGGACGGTCGTCGGTGCCGTGGTGCTCCACGTGCTGCGCGACCTCGCGCCGTCGGCGTCCACCGCGGTGGTCCTGCCCGAGGCCGCGCTCGCCGGGCTCGCGCTCGTGCTCGTCTACCTCGCCGCCTGCGCCCGCATGCACGTCCGCGAGGTCCCCGAGCTCGTCGCCGCGCTCACCCGGCGAGGTCGCTGACGCCGAGCGGAGCGCCGCCTACAGTGGGCCCGTGGCGCGGAGCCGGGAGAGCCCGGGGGTGCTCGTGGCCGGGCGGTACCGCCTCGTCGACGCCCTCGGCGACCCGCACGCCCGCGAACCCCTCCACCGCTGGCGGGCGCACGACGAGCTGCTCGGCCGCCCCGTCACGCTGAGCATCGTCCCTCCGGGCCCCGAGGCCGCCGCCACGCTCGCGGGGGCCCGCGCGGCCGCCCTGCTCACCTGCGCCTCGGCCGTGCGGGT
Proteins encoded in this region:
- a CDS encoding CCA tRNA nucleotidyltransferase → MPGPPPPALAFAPVAEELGRRFAAEGHALALVGGPVRDALLGRVGTDLDFTTDARPEQVLRVLKGWAEAVWDVGIAFGTVGARRDGWDLEITTYRSESYDRESRKPEVAYGDSLEGDLLRRDFRVNAMAVALPALELVDPFDGRADLAARVLRTPGAPEDSFSDDPLRMLRAARFASQLGFAVAPEVLDAMRAMAGRLEIVSAERVQAELSKLLLGAHPRAGLRVLVETGLAEVVLPELPALALEIDEHHRHKDVYEHTLTVLEQAIALEPALPGGGPDLVLRLAALLHDIGKPRTRTFEDDGGVSFHFHEVVGARMARSRLKALRYDKQTIEDVSRLVELHLRFHGYAEGAWTDAAVRRYVRDAGPLLERLHALTRSDSTTRNKRKAAALQAAYDSLVQRIAELREQEEIDALRPDLDGNEIMALLGVPPGPVVGRAYKHLLELRTERGPLPREEAEAELRAWYAQQAG
- a CDS encoding NUDIX hydrolase translates to MGRDGEEGGQGAAPGGGAQVPQPSSPGRRPRRARRPAGPPQEGRGALPAAAAPAPAPAPAPVDAAPGGTPGTSGPSAPGAGEPGAAPRRRRPRRRAGRGRGGSATTAAASPAAEAAAPAAPAPGGRSRRTGDPAAQPSRSRQQGDVGAGQPGQPAGRRRAGAPRDAVRRRLTKVEETSAGGLVVDLAQRRAALIGRLDRRGRLLWSLPKGHIEAGETSEDAAVREVEEETGIRGAVMAPLGTVDFWFVAEDRRVHKTVHHYLLEALGGELSDADVEVTEVAWVPLDQVRERLAYDGERRLVDAARELLSDTA
- a CDS encoding DUF6049 family protein, whose product is MTRRARAAVPAAAVLGALLLVGPLGAVSAAPASAPGGSTAGSAAPTSATTGTPPAQQASVVLRGVSPQVTRPGEGVTITGSVVASVPLTEVSVRVWLRRDVPAPAQLSTARTARRAEGTPVLQVPLVASLAADGSARFRVTLPADRLAGGPDVRVRLVYLEVRARSGAGLHTAGVRAVPLPWAPAAEVQQATSLAVVVPFTSAARRTADGAFLDDGLVRDAAPGGRLRRLLAAADGQTLAVDPMVAEDLAVLAAPGGWPLLVGGRTVTQPQDPDAAALLADLKTRAAQAGAVTLLPYGDVDAAALVTAGRRGDLTSAVRTAERVAASYLAPGLRVEVALPESAGSTSALATAVSGAWSAAGVRRVAAPDTLLPPAQGAEPPSPVTLEVADSATEVPALAVSTELSDALVAPGADPVGTLQDALGATAMHTAELPSRPRGVLLVLPRDWDPRASWVTALRAVLRAPWVLPTTLHALATEPVTRTAVVDEVPAARGALARAYLQQVARHALAGAAFARVLGSTGDAQRLTRAYALEQLRLEARSGDGPALLRASSEALDARESSIEVVVNSRVTVPASGRFPVTLRNTSSRRVRVALWFDGSVRVRLRNTGVVSIAPGKPVTVEIATASSANGRATVQAFLVTPNGKPFGTPVFLHLTVRGAGGPAKAVVGGAAVVFVLALSLRIVRRRRLPGIPERGTGSVDAGPPSGTDEQEAPVTGARGGAQR
- the murJ gene encoding murein biosynthesis integral membrane protein MurJ; its protein translation is MSTSLVRSSGVMALGTVASRLLGFVRNIVLAAAIGTSVVGETFAVANTVPNMVYLLVVGGVINAVFVPQLVRAAKEHPDGGKAYTDRLLTVTVLGLLALTVVATVAAPLIVDLVYDGPAGGRPLAVLLAYWCLPQIFFYGVYTVLGQVLNARGSFGPMMWAPIANNVVAIAVGLLLLGASLDPSRPATVSSATTTLLGAGTTLGVVVQAVVLLPVLRRTGYTWTPRLDLRGSGLGKAASLARWTIGFVLVNQAAYVVVTRLSTSALADYARTVPRGHHVRGVGIAAYQNAYLFFMLPHAVVTVSLVTALLPAMSSYAADDDVRGVRRLLSRTLRLVTVAVVPASAGLVLLGSSIGGVLFSHGDNDRADGSYVGLLLAAFAAGLVPFAFHHVLLRSFYAYEDTRTPFRIACGVSATNVVLALLVTPFVPAEWRTFALACAYAASYWVALCITGSLALRKLGPLDGSPTVRTLVRTVLAAAAGTVVGAVVLHVLRDLAPSASTAVVLPEAALAGLALVLVYLAACARMHVREVPELVAALTRRGR